In Triplophysa rosa linkage group LG18, Trosa_1v2, whole genome shotgun sequence, a genomic segment contains:
- the bambia gene encoding BMP and activin membrane-bound inhibitor (Xenopus laevis) homolog a — protein sequence MDRHSSLVSLWFQLELCAMAVLLTKGEIRCYCDAPHCVATGYMCKSELNACFTKVLDPLNTNSPLTHGCLDPLVNSEDVCASKTVDGSSSPVECCHDDMCNYRGLHDLAHPRGDSTDRYHSSNQNLITRVQELASAKEVWFRAAVIAVPIAGGLILVLLIMLALRMLRSENKRLQAQRQQMLSRLHYSFHGHHHAKKGHVAKLDLECMVPVTGHENCCIGCDKLRQTDLCTGGGTGGERLLSLVHWGMYTGHGKLEFV from the exons ATGGATCGTCATTCTAGCCTCGTTTCTCTCTGGTTTCAGCTGGAACTATGTGCGATGGCCGTTCTTCTCACGAAAG GAGAGATAAGGTGTTACTGCGATGCCCCGCACTGCGTTGCCACTGGATACATGTGTAAATCGGAGCTCAACGCGTGTTTCACTAAGGTCCTGGACCCGCTTAACACGAACTCACCTCTAACGCACGGCTGTTTAGATCCGCTTGTGAACTCTGAGGACGTGTGCGCCAGCAAAACCGTGGACGGAAGTTCCTCTCCTGTAGAGTGTTGTCATGACGACATGTGCAACTACAGAGGACTGCATGACCTCGCGCATCCTCGAGGTGACTCCACGG ACCGATACCACAGCTCCAATCAAAACCTGATCACAAGGGTGCAGGAGTTAGCATCTGCTAAAGAGGTGTGGTTCCGGGCGGCGGTGATAGCCGTGCCCATAGCGGGCGGCCTTATCCTGGTTCTGCTGATTATGCTGGCGCTGCGAATGCTTCGTAGTGAGAACAAGCGTCTCCAGGCCCAGCGCCAACAGATGCTGTCTCGCctccattacagtttccatggACACCACCATGCCAAAAAAGGCCATGTGGCCAAGTTGGACTTGGAGTGCATGGTGCCGGTAACAGGACATGAGAACTGCTGCATAGGCTGCGATAAATTGCGGCAGACTGACTTGTGTACTGGAGGAGGAACGGGAGGCGAACGGCTACTATCTTTGGTTCACTGGGGGATGTACACGGGGCACGGCAAGCTGGAGTTTGTATGA